From the genome of Cololabis saira isolate AMF1-May2022 chromosome 1, fColSai1.1, whole genome shotgun sequence:
TCCTCTGGCTCCATGTCATGCTCCATGTCCATCACCAGATTTCcttttgtgactttttttgcGTCTCTCTTTGTCATTTCGGCTCACTGGTGCAATGTTGGTGTTAGCTTCGTAGGCTAACTTGTAACTTAGTTGACGCACGTGTCAGGAGAGTTAATGTCCGTAGGTCGTCACTCGTCAGAATCTTCAACCTATCATCAAAACTCTTCTATCCTTGTTTGGTTGGTGTTTAGCCGTTTAACAAGCCGTTCAAACCGTTGGCCTCGTCAAATTGCCATCAGATACTCGTTAATGCTGCAGAGCTTCGCACTTACACGTCTGCTGCAGTCGCCATCTTGCGCGACCCCCAGACGTGACTCGCCCCTCAAACACAGATGAaccaatagagggtctgcattgacgtcacttcccacaagaccacgcccccttactctggaccacgcccccttactcgctcAAGTCCGCGTTTCCACGTAACCGGGTATTtccaaaaacggatatttctccCTCTATGTTtctaaaaatcccatcatttccaggaacctgcataaatatctgttaaggtgctatgagcagccaaacctacagggggcagtgtaatgagaagataaagataaagaagATAATGTAGGGATaaagtaaccctaaccctagccaatcagaatcctggaaaaaaacatcaacaaatgacacgagtaacttccagttacttccaagatgaaccagagtctttggtttggagtgacagagaagtggagttactttgcaacattttgacttttttctcgacattttgacctttttcacaaaatgtcgacttttttctcaaagtttcgacttttcttctccaaatttcaacattttgcttaaaatttcgacttttttctcgacttttttctcaaaatttcaacttttttctcaaaatttcgactcttttcccaaaatttcaacttttttctcgacttttttctcaaaatttcaacttttttctcaaaatttcgactcttttctcaaaatttcaacttttttctcgacttttttctcgaaattccgactttcttctcaaaatttcaatgttttgcttaaaatttcaacttttttctcgacttttttctcaaaatttctcaaaatttctcaaaaacggatatttctgCCTCTACGTTTAGAAAAATCCCataatttccaggaacctgcataaatatctgttaaggtgctatgagcagccaaacctacagggggcagtgtaacgagaagataaagtcatgctagccaatcagaatcctggaaaaaaacatcaacaaatgacacgagtaacttccagttacttccaagatgaaccagagtctttggtttgggatacctgtactactgattccagtgAAATTATAACTTTAAATCCACTGTTCCACTCGACTGACCCGGACCCGACTGATCCGGAGAGACTAGACGGCTCCAATTCCTCATTAGATTATCAATTATTATCATCTATTATTATCGATAGATTATCCCTTCTTCCCTCTAGAAAGCCTTGGGCGGCCAGAGTTCCAAGGTTCTCCCGTTGAAACCCGGCACCGGTTTCCTCTGAAGGGACAAACTCTTTCTTACCTCAAAGAAGTTGCCGCTCAACCGAACCTCCACACCGgaacctccagacctccagacctcctccctGAGTGTCTGAGtctgcagcaggaggaggaggagcagctcccggacgagccccctcTCCGTGGTCACATGACCTTCAGAGGGAAGAATGGGAGGAAGCAGGAGGTCGGGACAGGAAGTGGAGTGGCGGGAAGAGGAAACGCCACAGAGCGCCAGCGACCGTTGGAACCGCCGTCCTCTTGGAGCCGACCGTCGGCTCTGATGTCACTGGAGAACCggcgaggaagaggaggaagagggggggGTTGGGTGAGGCCCAACCCAGAGGTTGTGCAGATGTGAGGACGTCTGTCTGACAGATGGAaccgggtcatgtgacaggaagtgagccaaaaacacagcagcaggtCTAACGACCCATTTTAACTTCAAACCTCagtctgatggagctgatggtaCCGTAGAGGTTAAATACAATAAACATaccattgttgaagaggagacGGTTAGCATTAGCATTGGGGGTCTTATCTGTgttctgggtgggcccaggtgAGAGAAATAACAAAGGAGTTGGAAGTGACACGTTCGGGGTCTTCCTCGTAGCTGGCCCCACCAATGACATTCAGGTGCAAAGGACACccccctttttagtataaaaaggaactggatcgatgaccacgtgcatttctctcctaccttgtGGTTTCAGACAAATGAACCTCCGTCCGGAAAACCTTGTACTTGACAtattaaaagcttgtattaaacTGATTCTATTCCACTAGTTTGCTTATGGTTCGCCAGACATACGAACACAAATCTTTAAAGCGCCAGGACAGTAACGTTTGGACTTCCTTCTCCTTGCTTCCTTTCTCGGTCCTGCTCCTTCAGCGTCTGCTCATCGGTCCGTCTGGACTCTGAGTCCTCGTCCTCGCGTCTAGAACGGTTCcgttgtcatggttactcatCGCTGCAAACTCTAAAAGGTGCCAGAAGGATCTGCAGTCGTTCCAGCAACGACCCGGACATGAGATGTTTTCACAGGCTGCTGGGTCGGACCCCCCCGATTAACCCTTGAGTCcccctgaaggactcaaaagccaaatttagggggggtctcaatgttgtaaaaaaaaaaaaagtgtgtcacTTGCACACTTTGGGTTCACATCAAAAAAGGTGTCAGTGTGAGCCAGAGATGAGGAGAGAGACGATGTCCCAACAGGGTCCCGTTCCTCTCCCACCCTCTGGTGAAGGAAGTGAAGTCGAGGCCGATGCTCCGGGGCAGATGCTACTGCGCCCCCGCTGCTGCAGTGACTTGCTTTaacttaaggtaagaggccagcctgcttaatatggcctgaacccacctgagagataatgtttttttattattgttattattattttgcgttatggcctgttatgagtgatttgtgaatgtgtaagctgcgtgaacccacctgttgagagccatcatgtttttttttttaattttgcgtGATCACCTGTTATGAGTGGAGTTTGTGAATGTGTTCAcacagctgtgttaaaacataatttcctggatggttacataaggttaaataatcagtcatcattgtgcaggctgaggatctgtttaagtgcactgattgcacgtctccgatagtagcatttgttgttattactgttatttgaatgcacaattcattttcataatatttttttaatttatctataaaaatacattagcctattttatttgtttatttgtttctgtAATGCACTGTCCGTGCGCCAGTGTCTTGTCTGgtatttattcattaagtgcactgtgcaccagtgtggtgccaattaatgtcttttatttattttaattatcagatttaaataagataagatagataAGATGgatctttattgtctcccttaggagaaatttgtcttggacacgagGCACGGCGACAATCATACTCCAACAAACATATAAACAACCCTGAAGTCTTTGCCCAAACATAGAATCAACCACACTATAATTAACCCACATCAGTTCCCACTCCCAGAAAACCCATTACACAATAGAAGAAGAAACTTATTGCACAGAGCCCAACTGAACTAATTGCACGGATGTCCACATTATTGCACTAACCCACACAGAAAAACCTACACATTATTGCACATTTCTTTCCTCACGTCACTcccaatctcacacacacacacacacacacacacacacacacacacacacacacacacacacacacacacacacacacacacacacacacacacacacacacacacacacacacacacacacacacacacacagttcatcTCCTACTGTTCAGTAATTTAATTGATAGTGGGACAAATGAGAATTCTTACCTGTTCAGTTTACACATGGGTTGCCTGAATCTTCTGCCTGAAGGCATTAGCACATACTCCTTATGCAGGATGTGGTTTGGGTCAGCAATGGCTTTTTGGCCTTGCTTCATCACTGTCTGCTCAAAAATCTCCTGGAGAGTGGATGGGGGCAGCAGACCCATTATTTTCCCTGCCCTTTTGATCAAATTCTGGAGTTGTGATCTAAACTTAACGGTCAAATTACCAAACCAAGTTGCGATGCCATAACGGATAATAGATTCAATGGTTGCTCTGTAGAACAACAACATTATGTGTTTATCAACTCCATGGATCCTGAGCCTACGCAGAAAATGCAGGCGTTgactgattcttgaacagataTACTCAACATGATGAGCCCATTGCAAATGAGAATCAAAACAAATGCCTAAATACTTAAATACTGTTACCTGCTCAACTCTctcttcaccaataaaaacagGGCTATGATCGCCGATGCATCTGGGGTCAAAcacaatttcttttgttttcttagcATTTAAAACCAGACTATGTTCCTCACACCACTGTGCAGTCTCTTTTATCTCTGATTTGTACACAGAAATATCTGAGCTGCCTGTCAGAAGACTCAGTATGGCCGTATCATCTGAGAACTTAAAATATGGTTTATTGTAAAGGgccacactgtttaaaaaaaaaaaaaaaaaaaaaaacgcaagttAGGGACCCCCCCGAATATGGATGGGTATTTCTCACACTGCCTAACCCCCAAACTTTAACCTTAACCACTAACctgtaaccctaaccccaacctttAACCCGTGTTTACAAGTGGAAGTCTTTATTTAACGAGACTTCAACCTAAAAAGACTAAAATGTTGGATAATAAAAACACTTCACAAACCCTTCTAGAAATGTTTCTTTATTACAAGACGAGAACAGAAGCTTCCATTCATGCAACTTTGTGTAAAAGAcgataaaaagtaaaaaaaatagtcTCAGAGTCCGAGAACATAAATAATCAAAGACACGGGTCCAAACAGGAAGTCCATTACTGTAAAAATGCCCCTTTAAAGTCTCAAACAAGTGAAAGAGTTTGAGAGGATCAAAagataaaacatgtaaaaaataaGAATCTCAAAGCTCCGTCTGATGCAGCGGGTGGGGGGTGTGGGGGGCTGTAGCGGCCAGCGTGGGGGGGCTTAGCATGATGTTGAAATTTGAGCAAAAACTTAGATCATTCGGATCTTTAAAAGTTGAAACTTTAAACTTCATGGGTGCACAAGTGCTTTGTTGTTCATTCCCTTTTTAAAGGCAACCTATGTAGTAATCCCACCTCTGACCACAGGGGGGGGCAGCGTATCACAAGACCGCTCCTGAGTAAAACCACAGAAGTGCTGACTTGTAATCTCTACCGCCCTCTCGTGGTCAGGGGAGGAACTGCACCgtcttcactgcaaaaactccaaatcttaccaggaatatttgtcttatttctagttaaaatgtctcatttttagtcaaaacaatctcattacacttaaaacaagagtcatcaccagaaaaataacttgttatttgaccattttcacctgtttcaagtaaattttcacttaaaataagtagaaaaatctgccagtggaacaagatttatcttctcattaggTGAACAGGTAATAggtaacaggtgaaaattgttgttttttccagtgatcttgttttaagtgtaatgagattttttgaataaaaaaagagacattttaattagaaataaaacaaatattcctggtaagattttgagtttttgcagtgttgcagGGTTCCTTTCGAGGCAGGCGgttcccggtcccggtccgggTCCAGGCCTCCAGGCCTCCGGTCCCGGTTCCGCTACACCACCGGGAGGCGGGTGGTGCTCCGGTCCCGGTCCAGGCCTctggtccgggtccaggtcctggtccaggccTCCGGTCCGGGTCCTGCTACACCAGCGTCCCCAGCAGGAAGGAGAAGGACGCCCCCACCgccagacccagaaccaggaAGAAGGTCATCAGGGAGCCGGCCGTCTCTGCGTCGCGGCAACGAACCAACCTGTGGAGAGAGGGGAGGTtagaggggtgggggggcaaataccctaaccctaacccgctTACCCGTCACTCTAACCCCCCAACCCCTCACTCTAAATctaacccccaaccccaacccctaactcTCACCCCTACCCTAAATCTAACCCCCAACCCTAACTCCCAACCCCTCACTCTAAATCACAACCTCTACCCTCTAAGTCTTAGTGTGGGTTAGGGGGGTAGGGGTGTAGTGGGGGTGGCCTGGTGGCCCGGTGGCCGGGACTCACTGCGGAGCGTAGGCCATGCACAGACTGGCCAGGTATCCGTTGGAGAAGGCGAACGCCGCCATGATGAGCACGAAGGCGGCGTCGTGGCGGAACAGCACGGCGGTCCTAGAGCCCTCCACGTTGCAGGTCATGAGCAGCGGAACGAAGACCAGGCGGGACGCCACGGCGGCGGGAAACAGCCGGCTCTGCTTGGGCGGCTGCAGGAGGACAtgcaggggtcagaggtcacggggggtcagaggtcacgcaggggtcagaggtcacggggggtcagaggtcacgcaGGGTCAGGGGCCAACCCGGGTCTCCGGGGGAAACCGGGTCGGCGGCAGACTTTTACCCGGTCAAATACAGAAAATGTTTCAGGAAAGACCGGGGAGATATGAATTAAGGGaaccaattaattttaaattacAGTCATGTAGAACTACAGGCAAAAAATGTTGCATTTCCAACAGTGGAGTGAGTTTATGGAACAGTCTGAGTAAAGAGTGAAACAATGAAACATCTACAGGttcaaaagaaatacaaagaaatgattttttgccaaatacaggGAAGAGGAAACACGAGGTGATTGTGGGGATTCAGCATAatgtgtatatacatgtatatataagttgtatatgtatattatttataattgctctggtatatcatttattcacaatgctcaggtataatattgtaatatttttatttttataatgtaataacaggtatactttttgataaagtaaagcttgctgttttattttttcttctttttattttcaagctAAATTGAAATAGAAAGAAGCGTTAGGACCTCATAcgtttttacttcctcctactccttttaaGGCATGAAGGTTTActtccctttgattttgtttaatgacaaatgtttatttgtattctttttttgttttctgtaattgttttagtttttttctgtattctcaaaataaagatttcaatcaatcaatcaatcaatcaatcaatcaatcaatcaatcaatcaatcaatcaatcaatcaatcaatcaatcacccAGACTTAGGTCAGacgggggtcagaggtcacgggGGGTCAGGGGGCACGGGCACAGACTCCAGAACCAGACTCACCCACTGGACCAGAGACGGAGCTCCACGACCCGCCAAGTCCATGACGTTGAAGACCAGGAAGCAGCAGACGCATGTGAAGACCCGGTCTGGAACAGAACCAGGGGAGGGTgaaaaaccaggaccaggtctgatCTAGTCCAGACCGGGTCCTGGttccagacctggaccagatcCGGTCCGGTCCCCCCAGGTGATGCAGCGGGTTCTCACCCCAGGCGGCGTTGTCGGTGTAGACGGTTCTGACCCGGACCGTGATGACGGGGAACACGGAGAGAGTGACGGCGAAGACGCAGGTGACGGACAGAGACATCACCCAGATCTGGACACATGGAGACAATCGTTAACGATTCATCAAAAACAATCATTCAGAATGATTAAACAAGGAAACTGAtacaatttcatttcatttcatttcattttttatttattccgtatcatggaaatagttcacatatgttccattccatgatggaaaaggggcaagaagaagaaagccttatataaCAAGCCCCAATTCATATaaagatggtctgtccgtctgttcaacagtCACTACTTATATtataccaaaaaaaagaaataacaaaaaaacaaaacaaaaaactaagaaaacatACACCATAACCcaccaacaatataaaaacaaaaacaacaaaagatattttacccgttaaattcatattgtctgattgtgttgtctttatacaatttctcaaactggtgaatatttttacaatcctttaaatcagttgttaaggagttccatagttttacaccacatactgaaatacacatttgttttaaagtagttcgtgcaaacggatgtttaaaatcaaatttcctcctatggtccttattttctgaactaaacacaaaaaaacgttgtatattttcaggcagtattctgctttttgccttgaacataacTAATAAAGTCTGTAACTCAACAATGATCTTTAAGTTTAACTAATCCTGCATTGATATGCAATtacatttatatagcgtctactgTTCACTGTCATTCTGCGACTGACGCGGTTGCCGAGAGTGACCTGTTTCCCacgggttggtgacccctgccgtAGCCACGCCCCCTCCCTGAGACGGGGAGGAGTTACCTCTGCCGTAGCCACGCCCCCTCCCTGAGACGGGGAGGAGTTACCTCTGCCGTAGCCACGCCCCCTCCCTGAGACGGGGAGGAGTTACCTCTGCCGTAGCCACGCCCCCTCCCTGAGACGGGCCTAGACCCGTCCTCCTAAGAACCTCCGGTACCTTCTTGAAGACGTCAGCGACCGAGGAccgggtctggtcctggtcctggtcctggttttccTCTGAACCCCCGGCGGTTCCGGCGGCCTCCAGGTCCTTCCCGGTTCCGTCCAGGGCCCGCTTCTCCTCTGCAACAGAACATTAGGGATGAGCTTGTGGCGGCCCGACCCGCCTCGGCCCAGTACCAGACCGGTTCCTGACCAGTTCCTAGCGGTTCCTAGCGGTTCCTGGTACCGACCTGCGCTGCCCAGCggctccttctccttctccgtCTCATCATGTCTGTTCAGGTGGAACCGAGCGAAGTCCTGCAGAGGAGAACCGTTAGTGggggggtgaagggagaaaaaataagttttgtgcCCCGGACCATCTCCCTGGACTGGTTCAGGTGGCCACTGAATCAGTCTACGGAGCTAAAACAGATGATTAAGTCCTGTGGGTCTAACGTGTCCAGACTCCTCGTGTCGACCCTCATCACCGGTGGAGAGGTGGTACATGCCGCTAAGGTGATAGAGCAGAACAGCGCACATCATTGGTGGGATATCTTTTCAGGAATGTCTGCAACAGCTAGGACACGTGTGGCGCCTCCACTGTTAATATTGGTTGTTGTATTGTGTGTGCTTACCATGTGTAATGGATTTTGCATGCCACTATATTCAAAATGCATGTAGATGGTACAGGTTTAGTGGACGTaggggagaagaggaggatatCACCTTTGATGATTACCATGGTAATGGATGTTTGTTTTTGAATTAAGGACATTTCCAGGCCAAGAGGTGGAATGAGAGGCGGCGTATGTTTGGTGTCCTGGAATGCCCTTAATTCAACTTTTCATATTAATTATGCTCATGtattttgcttgtttttgaATTAGGACCTTTCCAGGCCAAAAGtggaataaaggaagaaaaaataagttttgtgcCCTGAAATGTCCTTAATTCTCAAAACAGTCATATCAGCTCTGCACCTGTTGTTTAGTGTAACTGTGAGAGAGGCGCTTGGCTCCCGTGTGAACCAAGACTTGAGAGCTTGAGAAGCGTGAGAGCTTGCGGGCGGGGG
Proteins encoded in this window:
- the LOC133449358 gene encoding equilibrative nucleoside transporter 2-like: MKDERMKDERTRDERTRDERTRDERTPPSDRGSAVAVIVFVLGLGTLLPWNFFITASQYFNERLGNGGANATANATASGGAGKSYNYDSWMALLSQLPLLLFTLLNSFLYQWVQERFRVSFSLVSIFVLFALTAALVQVPMTPDTFFSVTMATIWFINMFSAVLQGSLFGLLGRFPPRYSTLFMSGQGLAGIFAAAAMLVSILTEPDSTSAALGYFITPCSATLVTLLCYLLLPHLDFARFHLNRHDETEKEKEPLGSAGRYQEPLGTARNWSGTGLVAEEKRALDGTGKDLEAAGTAGGSEENQDQDQDQTRSSVADVFKKIWVMSLSVTCVFAVTLSVFPVITVRVRTVYTDNAAWDRVFTCVCCFLVFNVMDLAGRGAPSLVQWPPKQSRLFPAAVASRLVFVPLLMTCNVEGSRTAVLFRHDAAFVLIMAAFAFSNGYLASLCMAYAPQLVRCRDAETAGSLMTFFLVLGLAVGASFSFLLGTLV